GGCTTACACATAATTCCAGCCTTTTTTGGCCTTTCACATACTTAAAACTATTGTGTTTTATCCCTAAGATTCAGtcacatatacaatgtatatattactgATATCTATCGTTATCAACCTTCAGTGTTCATGCAGGGGAATACCCCTTAATGTGTATGCTAACAGGAAGCTTGCAGCCCGGTAGTGTAGCACTACCTACTACAGGTAGTCACAGGCAACTATCAATGTAGTGCACATCTACTGCTGTGGGCTTGTTGGTTTTTGTCACAGATACAAATTTTATGTCACATATTTACTCCatatttcaggcaatatacAATGTAGGTGCTACTGTTGAGGTTCACACCAATCTGTAGTACATGCAGGTACATCTTGTCAATAACAAGTAAACTAGTATGGGGGTGCTACTGCTGAAGCTAGCTGAACCGCAAGCCACAGCTACCGCTGAGGTCATACCAATCCGTAGCTAAAGGCTGCTGCTGAAGCTCTGGCTGAACCGTAGCATTTTTACATTATACTTCCACAGGCACCTGTCACTGTACTTTATTCCACATACAGTACACATGATGGAAATGATGTACTTAGTGCTGACTGACCCCCCAAAGGCCAAATGTTATGTATATTGATAGTATTATGTTCATGTGTAGTTTGTATAGTCATAATAGTATTGTTTTCATATAATGTATAGATACTATGTTGTAGTACTTTTAATTATAGTCAGTGGAGTTGGTGTTGTGTATAAACTGACACTTCATGAGGAATGTCTAGGAATCCTTGTATTACAGACCAGATGACTGATAACCAGCATGTGTGGCATCCAAAGGAAGGATACATTTAGTATCTTGTTTCACTTCTTTTATGGTAATTCCAGTAGGACTTctaatcatatttgttattgttatagaTTCTCCATtgcatttatttatgtttattgtatatttcagatGTGTACATTCaagaaaaaataattgaaaaaagaaaaattggcAAGAGGACTGAATATTTAGTCAAGTGGGAAGGATTTGATTCAGatgaatgattttttttggaCAAAACTTTAATCAATGAATTTAATaacttaaaaaagtaaaatacacataaaatcaaaatttatcAATCTTCAGGCATCGAAACGAGTCGAGAACAGTCGTTCAGGTTTTTACCTATCAGTAAAGTTGAGAATTTTTTGATGAAAGTGAAGTAATTTGTAGTGAACTTTTCTagtgttcaagtttgttttattcacaatttcattttaaaaccaaaaacaaaaagtattgACATGTTTTGACTCATTgctttttatttacttattttatacTAGCCATTAAACgcaacatatataaatgtatgtaataaatgttagtgtgtgtgtccGTCAGTGGAACAATAAAGGAATTTTTGTActtctgaaatgaaaaaaacctGATTTGGTAAAATACTAAAACTGAAAGTGagaaaatctgaaacggaaatcGGTGCCTCTGAAATATGTGACACCTACATACAAAGTATTAATACAATGAGAACAGTGATGTGAATAAAtcacaaatatattatactgCTCATCGTGCATGTATGTAAGGAATTTAACACCAATAATGATTGGAATCGTAAACTGGATAAAtgtgtggtaacctataggttaccaggacCATGTTTTGtagtaacctgtaaatgggtttcCAGACACATTCCTTATTTCAGTGCCTGATCATGAGAAACTGATGTAAATCATTCTAGAATATGTAGGTTTGTCTTAATTtttctcaaacatttataatcaaagttattatcatttttaaattatgctCTGTAGTTGTAGTATTTATGTAGCCAAAACCATAGCAActaatttgatcattttatgtTATGGATGTCCAATAGTTCACCAAGTAATTCAATTCTTGTTAACCACCACTTCATAACCATTAACATAAGTTTTTAAAATGGGcctaacaaattaaatattcttaTCTGAGCAACATTGTATTTGGTAAACAAATACTGCATTAGATGATTGCTATTAGATGACTGCTTTCTATTAAATCCTGAtactaattaaatacaaatttaaagttGAAATTGTTGCCATATTGAAATATAACACAAACCTGGGTACCTCATTTGTAGAGTTTTGGGCGAAAGTGGCAGATTTTGTAGGGGTTAATATCCCCAATAATATTATTGAAAACCCTGGACATTAACCCTGCCCATTTTGCCATTTCATATTTGGCACATAGTATTAGTGACTGACAACCCAGTTATTAAAAAGACTTTATTTCAAGATGCCAATAATGATACTTACAATAATTTTACAGATGGGTCCAAGGACCCAATATCTGGAAGGACAGGAtctaattaatgaaatattgatattttattttcaacttttggatggagaaaataaaattattctgGAAGGGGTACCATATAGGAATTTTTGTAATTGAAATGGCCGACTGCCTTGCCAAAAAGGCTCTGATAGAATTTTcagttaacaaaaatatatgccTAGGCGTGTCAGAAATCATGTCCCTTACTACATTAAAGCTTAATAAAAATTGGCAGGAGTAGTAGGACCAAACCACAAGATATTGGCACCAAGTTTTAAAAACGAAGGTAGATGCCCCTGGTCCAGTTCGGgagaataataaaaacacaaacattattacaaaattaaGAACAGGGATTTCGGCTGCCCTGGCATTTGTACAGAATAGGGCTAAAAGAATCCCCTAATTGTTTAATTTGTAAAGTTGAAGAAGATAACAAGCATTTCTTAATGATTTGACCAATAACGCTCCATATGTTTTGGTATTCTTCAAGGTTTAGGACTCtgccccaacaaaacaaacagtgatgttgtttttaaagCAGTCTTGCAATATGTCATGGACACTGGGGTGCCAATATAATGAGCACTGGCCCTTGcatacaataaaataacttCATTTATGGAATAGTAAGGGGGCAGTGGGCTCTCCGCCACGAGGTAACGGGTACCGACACTCGGGAGTGGGGTAGTTCCTTGTCCcccttgaaaaataaaaataaacttaaattgCAACTCCTTCCCACTGCGAGCTAACCGGTACTGACACTTTGGGATGGAGTCGGACCTGTCCTTTAcacataacccccccccccctatttttgcTTGTACATGCAGTGAGGTGATAGAAGCCCATCAGAAAGGTGTGGATAGGTTGAAGTagaactgaatttttttttctaaatgaagaaaatttcaatatgcttttttttatatagtattGGTTGAAAtgagttttcttttttgtgtgctaaatattattttatagtaaaagacatatttataaaatgtataacatgtatgttataaaaCTGGAGATATAACACAATTTTGCAATTGATATGTTTAAGATATATGTGGGACAATTGGATTGTGATTCCAGTATTTTTTTATACTAGGTATgctttgttgtttaataaatacttttaaaagaaaaatattgttctggtttttacttatttaaaatGCACATTGTCTGGTGTTGGAATTAAACTTGGTGTATTTACGATGAAAGGGATGTTGTTTTAATGACATTCCATCACATTGTTCAGTAGGTGGCTGTTAGCTGCTTGaattattttgtgaaaaaaaatatggtCTTTGGTAACTACAGCTCTGATGATTTTTGAGACGGATGTTTTTCTTAATTACAGATAAATCACTGGCTATTAGTTGTGAAACAATATTTGTTGCACACCATGCTTCACCATATTGGTTACTTttcatttagtagcaagggtcttTTTATACACACCTTCCTACAGACATGGCATACccggtatataaaaaaaaaagtacatgtgGTACAACTCTTACATATTGATTTTTTGGATAAAGTGATGGTTAAAAAATCTAAAGCCATTTCGTTTAACTGGATGAATGGTCTGGTCAGGTCATAGGCATATTCAgtgcaagctgttgtagcgcacgcctgtcctgggcacaagagtcAGCCTTGGCCgtctcctccgtccaggacaggaaaggtgggggtgggaagGAGTGACTGCCTCCagtggcaggtgcaagggagcaccaacAACCCGACCGAGATAAGAGCCCAGGACTGGATGTCATCTTAAATGAATTTCTTATTGAATACAAAGAATTTTTGTTTCCTATTATTAAAGATGTTTAACATTGTTTTGAATGTAGGCATTTTTCCTTCTGCTTGGAGTGTTGTAGTTCGTGTCCGTTTTAAAAGAGGAATACCTCCGATCCCAATAATTACAGGGTATCAGTTTGCTTGGCGCTCTCGGAAAATAATTTACTTATATCCTTAACAAAAGACTGTCAGACTGGTTGGAGGAATTTAACAAAATCAGCATGGGCGTATGAGGGATCTTTGATTTAGGAGGGCTGGAGgagttgatttgcccgaaattttacccagataaaaactgcccgaattttccccactgttttgcccaaatttgggggggggggggggggggggggggggggggggggtggggggggggggcaataagTACTGTATGATAAAATACTGGTTTAAATTATTGAATGCAAATAATCGTATATTGCACTCTGCATATATGAAACTTGGATCAAAATGTGATATAGTTAACAACTGAGAAAGACtaatattttgttcattagGTTTTTATGAACTGTGGTGCAATCAAAAAGCATTAAATGGTAATTTGTATTTGCCGTTAATAAACAGAGAATTATGGACCAGTGTAAGCAAGATCTTAGTGGGCTTCTAAATACGTCTATCAAATGTTCATATTGgtataaatatttagtaaaagcttattttacaaaataatctgaTGAAAACTATCccaagtttattttttaaaaacccaatgCATCACAAAGATAAGATTATCATCACATAGCTTAGCTATTGACTTGGTCGCTATCATAACATAAGTAGATCTAAAAGATTGTGTTTTGTGTAACTTAGGTGAAACTGAGGACGAGTTTTATGCTATATTATGTTGCCCTTTTTTTAGCCACTATAgttttatatatcaataaatattacAGAATCCATTGACATAATTACTATTATCTAACAATGTAAACCAATTATGTCAATTAGGGAAATATCTATTCAAAATGTTCCCAAATGAATGATTGAAACATGACCCAGGTTGCAATATTTAGTCTTCCTGTATAGCTATAATGCGAGTGGTGAAAGCACTAAAACACTGCCCAGTCCCAGCGGTACTGATCACATCTGTTCATTATTTCTTTTGTATCAATGAGCAGGCGCTTGACATCTCTAGGAATGGCAATACCTAATGCTTCAAGTGGCATCGGTTGTAAAACCTGCCAGATGATGGAATTTGGGTCTGTGACAGTGGAAAATGTCAATGACAGCGGATCTGGTTCAACAAGCCCATCAATGTCATTGTAACCTTTAATCTTCCCGAGAATCACAGAGTTGACAGACTTTATCTGGTGACCCACCCTTATTGAAATAGCTTGACCTCCTGAAAAACATAATCCAGAATTGCTGTcagaaaagaacaaacattaTGTGTTTCTATCAACACAAATTTGTAACTAAAATCTACTGTTTGgtgtataaattattatataaaaaaaaaatgttttaactgccatgatttatttttagttgCCAAAATAACAAAGGCAAGAATAAGCAGAATACAACCATACATTTATTGCAGCATTTTTGCCTGATAGGCAATTtagttaaataaatatagcTCACCCAAATATATGAACACATATAAAAAATGTCATGCAGCAGTGGATCAgtccattgttatttttatgtgcacataCATTAGTTTATAGCCTTTGATAACACTGAAAGATAGACTTGGACAATAGGTGTGAACTGTGGAAAAGCTGTGTACAACAAACTGCACTGCGAATATTATTAGTAGCTAGAAATAACATACACAACCGAAGATTTGtaacaatgcaaaattaaaaatatttaatcttacatttatactgttattttatttattattattttaaaatacatgtataaacaaatgaactgcatacatgtatcgGCATTCAGACAGTGTTCTGCAGTTAAAAGCATACATTTGATATGCACTGGGCTTATGcaattaagtggatttgactatttataaaacatttaagtgaatatatgtgagtaaaaattataaacttgtacacactcaatgtggtttttatcaaaaattaatccagtagtctaaaagTTAAACAATTACGATAAAGATTAAAAAACCACACATTGACATAAAACACTAAACTTGCAAAGACCGAGTGTTAGGATTAAATGATGACATATAAAGATGattgatattttttaatacttacTTGCATATTTCTTTAGCAGCTGCAGCAGAAAACGCCTCTCTGAAACAGACTGGTGAAAGTCAGAAAGACTGCAAAGGATCTTCTTTGATTTAGCCGATTCAGCAGCTAGTACAATTAGTATTTCTTTCAAATCTTGAAAGATcttttataattctgaaaataaattatacctgATTATGTTTAAAACTCTTCAGTgatatttaaaattactttgCATATTAAGATTCAGATTTAATTATTTGTGGTAGGAGTTTTAATGGGACACtgtcgattattaatattaacacacttttaatccaaatattttacaaaagatTTGTCTATCTTATGAGTACTACATTTTCattaaaagtaaagtatgatGTGACAATGTTAGACAAGAAACAATGGAGAAATACTGTGCACATTTCTTTTCAATGTCGTATCTCGTTGATGAATTACAGATTAAGAGTGACTGCctgaactaaaaataaattaactcaaacaaaatcaataaattacTAATATTGTAATCAGAGCTTGCCTTTGCACCAGTCAAAtggattaaaaatatgttttcacttAGTAAAATAATACTGGTTATCAACAGACACTTTTTACAAATCTTTTTAAGACACAGCAATTTCTTTAGGAGATGGCAACCTCTATGGCCTGAATAATAACACAATTTCTAGGAAACattaatcaatatatttatgaaatgtaTCCCACAGTGGGAtttatcaatatattaaattcagattgtaaaaataaatgggATTCTAATAAAATGATGCGATTTATTTCCTGCACTATAATTAATATCGTAAATTTTGACTTACTGAAAATGTTGGTACTGTCGCAGGTTTACTGCATAAGGCTCTTCAGGTGTATAGTTCTCCTGTAAAGAACCACACACAactgttttgttatatataggTAATTAAAGATTATCAACTATTCAAAATATCACAGACATATCATTTAAATTTGGAAAAGTTGTTTTAAAGGAGACAGGATTTTATGCTAAATTTTAATCAAAGAGAAATAGTTGTTGTACATGAATTAGCAATTTCCATGGGAATGTTGTAGTCCATGTAACATACTGAGATTAAGTACAGAAAGGGTACAGTCTACAGAATAAACCAAAtgccttttctttttttttaaaagagcaaGTCTTTCATCAAAGGACAATACATCCCACATCATTTGATATGgagaaaaaaatcaaattagtATACTGAGTATAGAAACAATAAAGTATAAGgaaataagttattaaatgttatatttaatgctGCTGAATGTCATTATGATACAATTGtggaaaattaaatttgatGACAAAAATTCTTGCAGAAACAAATGTCTGTACAATCACACTTGaataaaattgttttgctcatttacattttgattttgtcgtatctgtgtctgtgtctgtgtctgaaGTCGCTCATCATCAGACCATTTCTGAACCTCAGATGGTGTGACACATTGTGCTAATAAGAAAAATATTCCAAAATCAAACCACATATACtcacataaaacaaaatctaatgCATGAACATCAAAAATACTGTGCGAAATAAAATCAGGTTGtgcatttcttcttcttcacaaAACTAACTGTCAAGATGTTATTAAGTAAAAGTTTAACTCAATGTCCAGTTCTCTCAATGTCAGGGGTGCataaatgtgaaattgtgatagttgcctggtgggcaaccagtagctgaagtttggttgcccaacatcatctcttggttgcccacatatttcataaaacattttatgaatataattttgaactgtctttaaaatgaaactgaaatttaaaatgtttttattattatcattagttatcagtttagttttatttcttttttaacattatttatctacaAGTCATCTTCGCTTAggctgaaaaaaagtttgttttgtttaacgacaccactggagcactgattaattaatcatcggctattggatgtcgaacatttagtaattctgactcgtagtcatcagaggaaacccgctacatttttccta
The sequence above is drawn from the Gigantopelta aegis isolate Gae_Host chromosome 6, Gae_host_genome, whole genome shotgun sequence genome and encodes:
- the LOC121375628 gene encoding uncharacterized protein LOC121375628, yielding MNIALVVLCFYRFCIVQDEHQVLELTDGECLERLWSYLGKFSNITKEMTPENRTDLLVDALIYYGHKIRNKLAQCVTPSEVQKWSDDERLQTQTQTQIRQNQNENYTPEEPYAVNLRQYQHFQEAFSAAAAKEICKRSSYFNKGGSPDKVCQLCDSRED